One Triticum dicoccoides isolate Atlit2015 ecotype Zavitan chromosome 5B, WEW_v2.0, whole genome shotgun sequence genomic window carries:
- the LOC119307604 gene encoding transcription factor HHO6-like, with product MGSSAVQKEAVVLNGGGSGAGEDHRLRALAARTVTDSLRAAVARSSAADKAARLEECARSLEAEKAKMEVFRRELPISVHLIADVIEWLKDEVAQHRRPAPDQLLAPAPSPSPAPPEKRKAEVVKTEADASDKRSWMSSAQLWTCGSHSSTSNSNGDSVKKHAQKVSNAFMPLNGLPTLAKSSERPEAAVMAVPELSFSSPAIDAPCPAAPSADSSAVTDAGAQREQQSAQRKARRCWSPELHRRFVAALQRLGGPQVATPKQIREMMKVDGLTNDEVKSHLQKYRLHTRRASDGDQQQSASAGQWPRPEQYTTSQHSSSQSGSPQGPLQLTVSSRGMSVTVGDSCDGGEENEEEDGKSASYSWEMQQNGTKASLSS from the exons ATGGGGTCGTCTGCGGTGCAGAAGGAGGCCGTCGTCCTCAACGGCGGCGGAAGCGGAGCGGGGGAGGACCACCGGCTGCGGGCGCTGGCGGCGAGGACGGTGACAGACTCGCTCAGGGCGGCCGTGGCCAGGTCCAGCGCGGCGGACAAGGCGGCCAGGCTCGAGGAGTGCGCCCGGAGCCTCGAGGCCGAGAAGGCCAAGATGGAGGTCTTCCGCCGCGAGCTCCCCATCAGCGTCCACCTCATCGCCGACG TGATCGAGTGGCTGAAAGATGAGGTGGCGCAGCACCGGAGACCCGCGCCGGATCAGCTGCTCGCACCGGCGCCGTCGCCGTCACCTGCACCGCCGGAAAAGAGGAAGGCGGAGGTCGTCAAGACGGAAGCAGACGCGAGCGACAAGCGGAGCTGGATGAGCTCCGCGCAGCTCTGGACCTGCGGGAGCCACAGCAGCACCAGCAACAGCAATGGCGACAGCGTCAAGAAACACGCGCAAAAG GTGTCCAATGCATTCATGCCACTGAATGGCTTGCCAACCTTAGCAAAATCATCGGAGAGACCAGAGGCGGCGGTCATGGCAGTCCCGGAGCTGTCCTTCTCATCTCCAGCGATCGACGCCCCCTGCCCGGCCGCCCCGAGTGCCGACAGCAGCGCCGTCACGGACGCTGGCGCTCAACGCGAGCAGCAGTCGGCGCAGCGGAAGGCCAGGAGGTGCTGGTCGCCGGAGCTGCACCGCCGGTTCGTCGCCGCTCTCCAGCGCCTCGGCGGCCCGCAAG TGGCCACTCCTAAGCAAATCAGGGAGATGATGAAGGTGGATGGGCTCACGAATGATGAGGTCAAGAGCCACCTGCAG AAATACAGGCTGCACACACGGCGAGCATCCGACGGCGACCAGCAGCAGTCGGCGTCAGCCGGACAGTGGCCACGGCCGGAGCAGTACACCACGTCCCAGCACAGCTCGTCGCAGTCTGGCTCGCCTCAGGGGCCGCTGCAGCTCACCGTGTCGAGCCGGGGGATGTCGGTGACCGTCGGAGACAGCTGCGATGGCGGCGAGGAGAACGAAGAGGAGGACGGCAAGTCGGCGAGCTACAGCTGGGAGATGCAGCAGAACGGCACGAAGGCTTCGTTGTCGTCTTGA